The Solibacillus isronensis genomic sequence CCCATTACGCAAGTAAGTAAGACCCCTGAAAGACGATCAGGTAGATAGGTTCGAGGTGGAAGTGCGGTGACGCATGCAGCTGACGAATACTAATCGGTCGAGGACTTAACCACATTTTATTGCACAATTCAATGAAACGTTTATCCAGTTTTGAAAGAATGAATCTTTCTAAGGGTTTCAAAGACACAAGCTAGTCGAGGAAACGACTGAGTGATTGAAGGAGCGTACTCAAGTACGTGACTGAAAGATCGAAGGAAGTTGACGAAGGATAGCGCCGTGGATTGGAAGCCGATAATAGTGAAGTGATGATGGCAAAGAGGTCACACCCGTTCCCATACCGAACACGGAAGTTAAGCTCTTTAGCGCCGATGGTAGTTGGGGGCTTCCCCCTGTGAGAGTAGGACGTCGCTTCGCACATGTAAAACCCACTGAGAAATCAGTGGGTTTTTTGTTTTGTTTATATAACTCTGTCAATACATATTAAAACTCCAAAACTGCCCGTAAGTTATTGATATAGGACTGACTTACTGGTAATTCTACGCCATCCTTCAGTTGAACAATAAAGTTAGAAGTCAGATCCCGCGAGATTTTCTTTATATAGCAAATATTTATAATATAGGAACGATGAATGCGAAGAAAGTTATTTGGTAGTCGAGTCTGCAACTCTTTAAGTGTAATGGCTGTTTTGTACTGCTCACCTTTGGAGTAAAACCATGTTCGCTTTTGCAGACTTTCAATATGTGAAATTTCATCAATCGAAATGGGTACCCAATCTTCTATTTGTTTTCCTGTTAAAAACTGATACATATCTGAACTTTTTACTTTAAATAATGGGGGCAGCACGACAACTAAAGCACCTTGTTCACCGTTTACCAAAATTGGATATCCAATCGCATAATAAGGTGTTTCAAAAAGTGTATTCTCCATAACAGCATCTACTTTTTTTGCTGTTTGAAGTACTTTATAAGCGATACTGTCTTTCGGAACTGCGGAACCTACTTTCAATGAAAAATGGTGATGACCTGTGCTGAAATAAATAAAGCTATTGTTTACTGCTATTGCAATCGATGCATCTTGAGGAATCCAATCTTCTAAAATAATTTTATACTGATTTAAAATGCTCTTTTCGATTTCAATATTTTGTAATGACAATGCAAATCCACTCCTTCTGTATTATTGCCTAAATGATAATTCATCCGCCAAATATACCCATTCATCCTAAATTAAAGTTAATTTGTCAGAAAATAATGAAAAGTTAAACTTTCTGTTATACATTATATTACATCAAGATGTTCTGTTATGGAACAGTCAATTACAAATTTTTCTAACAGAATATCTATACACAATGGGGAAGGTGGAAATTTATTATGTCAACTCGTCAAGAAAGAATCGAAGCTTTACAAAAGGATTGGGCAGAAAACTCACGTTGGAAAGGAATTGAGCGTGGCTATACAGCTGAAGAGGTTGTAAAGTTACAAGGTTCATTCATCCAGGAGCAAACATTAGCAAAACGAGGATCTGCTCGTTTATGGAAATCATTACATGAAGCGCCTTTCATTAATGCTTTAGGTGCTTTAACGGGGAATCAGGCAGTACAGCAAGTAAAGGCAGGTTTACAGGCAATCTACTTATCGGGGTGGCAAGTAGCGGCTGATGCAAACCTTTCTGGTCAAATGTATCCGGACCAGTCTTTATATCCGGCAAACTCTGTACCAGCAGTAGTAAAACGTATTAACCAGGCGCTTCAGCGTGCTGACCAAATCGACCATGCTGAAGGCCGTGATGATGGTTTTGACTGGTTTGCGCCGATTGTAGCTGATGCGGAAGCAGGCTTCGGTGGTCCATTAAACGTATTTGAATTAGTTAAGGGAATGATTGAAGCGGGTGCTGCTGGTGTGCATTTAGAAGACCAATTAGCTTCTGAGAAAAAATGCGGACACTTAGGCGGGAAAGTATTATTACCAACGCAAAACGCTGTACGTAATTTAATTGCTGCACGTTTAGCAGCTGATGTTGCAGGAGTTGATACTATTTTGATCGCACGTACTGATGCAGATGCTGCTGACATGGTAACTTCAGATATCGACCCACGCGATGCAGAATTCTTAACAGGTGAACGTACTCCAGAAGGATTCTACCGTACTAAACCAGGTATTAAGCAAGCAATTGCACGCGGGTTAGCTTATGCACCATATGCAGATTTAATCTGGTGTGAGACTTCTCACCCGTCATTAGAAGAAGCTCGTGAGTTTGCAGCTGCAATCCACGCTGAGTTCCCAGGAAAAATGTTAGCGTATAACTGCTCGCCTTCATTCAACTGGAAAGCTAAGTTATCAGATGAAGAGATTGCAGAGTACCAACGTGAGTTAGGTAAACTTGGCTACAAGTTCCAATTTATTACACTTGCTGGTTTCCACAGCTTAAACTACTCAATGTTCGAGCTTGCGCATGACTACAAAGACAATGGTATGGCTGCTTACTCTAAACTACAACAAGCAGAGTTTGCTGCTGAAAGTAAAGGTTACACTGCTACTCGTCACCAACGTGAAGTAGGTACTGGTTACTTTGATGAAGTATCACAAACAATTTCAGGTGGTACATCTTCGACAACTGCTATGTCCGGCTCTACTGAAACAGAGCAATTTGTATAAGATTAGGTTTAATAGGCAGTGTTATGAATAGATTCATAAACGGGGAACTGCTTATTCGGATTAACGTATTCCTTTTCTTCTATTTTACCGATTCAAGTGACATTGGGGAATGTGCACTGAGTAAATAGACGTTATGCCGAAGCGACTATTGAAAGAAACGTAGGATGTGGAAGAGGAATAAATTCTTGAACTTGAACAGCTTGACTCTATGAACAATGCTAAATCGAATTGGAACGCGGTTTAGTATGGGATGCCTCCCAACATATAAGGAAAACTAAGGGGTTTTTATAAAGATGAATGTCTTTTTAGCTTGGATGGGGCTAAAAAGGCATTTTCTATTTAGAGAAATAAAGGAGTTCTAATATAGAGTAGGGAATATTATATAGATAGAATATTTTTACTATTAAGAAAAGGGAGTAATATCAATGAAAAATAAAGAATTATTATTAGTACCAGGGCCGACACCGGTAATGGATGAGATTTATGATGCCTTGGCAAGTGAAACGAGAGGCCATACGGATCCTAGGTTTGTAGAAACATTTAAAAATGCGCTTGCCAATACGAAAAAGCTGTTTAATACAGATGGAGAAGTATATGTTGTAGCGGGTTCAGGTACATTAGCAATGGAAATGGCAATAGTAAATACTATTGCAAAAGGTGAACGCCTGCTTGTTATTAGTCATGGCTATTTCGGTGATCGTTTTACACCACTTGCAAAGGCATTTGGAATTGAAGTTGATGTACTGCAGTCAACATGGGGTGAACGTGTAGATGCAACGCTTGTTGAGGAAGCAGTGAAGGCTAACAATTATAAGGCTGTAACAATTACACATGCCGATACATCTACTGGGGTTGTTTCGGACTTAGAGACACTTGTTCCGATTATTAAAGCATCCGGTGCACTTGTCATTGTTGATGGTGTTGTCGCAACAGCAGCATTGCAAGAGGACATGAGTAAAGCTTACGGTGAAGAAGACTATAAAATTGATATTGTGTTAACAGGATCCCAAAAGGCGATTGGTATTCCTCCTGGGCTGGCGATTGTTGCTTTCAGTAAGCAGGCATTGGCTGCTCGTGAACAAATCGGGACAGTGCCGGCCTATTATGCGGATATACATAATTGGCGCAATATTATGGATAACCCGGCAATGTACTTTGCGACGCCTCCGGTTAACTTAATTTACGCATATGATGTTGCATTGAATATTGTATTAGAAGAAGGTATGCAGAAACGT encodes the following:
- a CDS encoding pyridoxal-phosphate-dependent aminotransferase family protein, with the protein product MKNKELLLVPGPTPVMDEIYDALASETRGHTDPRFVETFKNALANTKKLFNTDGEVYVVAGSGTLAMEMAIVNTIAKGERLLVISHGYFGDRFTPLAKAFGIEVDVLQSTWGERVDATLVEEAVKANNYKAVTITHADTSTGVVSDLETLVPIIKASGALVIVDGVVATAALQEDMSKAYGEEDYKIDIVLTGSQKAIGIPPGLAIVAFSKQALAAREQIGTVPAYYADIHNWRNIMDNPAMYFATPPVNLIYAYDVALNIVLEEGMQKREARHIAFGKAIRAALRSYGMTPLANEEVAAPTLSCILYPEGIEDGKFRASLANRGIIVAGSLAHLAGKAFRIGHMGNTTAEMLEQAIVVIGEALQEQQLQVDIEKAKGIFAKEIEAALVQS
- the aceA gene encoding isocitrate lyase, whose product is MSTRQERIEALQKDWAENSRWKGIERGYTAEEVVKLQGSFIQEQTLAKRGSARLWKSLHEAPFINALGALTGNQAVQQVKAGLQAIYLSGWQVAADANLSGQMYPDQSLYPANSVPAVVKRINQALQRADQIDHAEGRDDGFDWFAPIVADAEAGFGGPLNVFELVKGMIEAGAAGVHLEDQLASEKKCGHLGGKVLLPTQNAVRNLIAARLAADVAGVDTILIARTDADAADMVTSDIDPRDAEFLTGERTPEGFYRTKPGIKQAIARGLAYAPYADLIWCETSHPSLEEAREFAAAIHAEFPGKMLAYNCSPSFNWKAKLSDEEIAEYQRELGKLGYKFQFITLAGFHSLNYSMFELAHDYKDNGMAAYSKLQQAEFAAESKGYTATRHQREVGTGYFDEVSQTISGGTSSTTAMSGSTETEQFV
- a CDS encoding LytTR family DNA-binding domain-containing protein, which encodes MSLQNIEIEKSILNQYKIILEDWIPQDASIAIAVNNSFIYFSTGHHHFSLKVGSAVPKDSIAYKVLQTAKKVDAVMENTLFETPYYAIGYPILVNGEQGALVVVLPPLFKVKSSDMYQFLTGKQIEDWVPISIDEISHIESLQKRTWFYSKGEQYKTAITLKELQTRLPNNFLRIHRSYIINICYIKKISRDLTSNFIVQLKDGVELPVSQSYINNLRAVLEF